One genomic segment of Vibrio penaeicida includes these proteins:
- a CDS encoding EAL domain-containing protein has product MGIDVKQSAIEMRFQNGKSSATPLPQDFVEPDTPRFQFKNEIIVSESKKLLASELLLSQEDAAIHTTFMKGELGKRLAKDILEQQLHFLISVNPASFPFECLFLNVERHALSNRKTINLLIAVHSHLKCYGKSLVVETTERQYSIEGKDYLKGVAKLKDVGVKIALDDYQVGEDFRDDELSAGLYDYVKVDNPFFDLKSGMNHSCKKLDIILQQKSSSDAKWIVERVEDQNSLNHLLPFAFWGYQGYLFNPIQAHYPEYSLF; this is encoded by the coding sequence ATGGGCATAGATGTAAAACAATCTGCTATTGAAATGCGTTTTCAGAATGGAAAAAGTTCTGCGACCCCGCTACCGCAAGACTTTGTTGAACCAGACACACCTCGTTTTCAATTCAAAAATGAAATCATTGTTAGTGAAAGCAAGAAGTTACTGGCCAGTGAGTTGCTTCTTTCTCAGGAAGATGCCGCTATCCACACCACCTTCATGAAAGGTGAGCTAGGCAAACGTCTTGCTAAAGATATTCTTGAGCAACAGCTTCATTTTCTGATTTCTGTTAACCCTGCTTCCTTTCCGTTTGAGTGTTTGTTCCTGAATGTGGAAAGACACGCCTTAAGTAATAGAAAAACCATTAACCTTCTTATCGCCGTTCACTCTCATTTAAAGTGCTATGGAAAATCGTTAGTTGTTGAAACAACCGAGCGCCAATATTCGATAGAAGGTAAAGACTACCTCAAAGGTGTGGCCAAACTGAAAGACGTCGGGGTGAAAATCGCCTTGGATGACTATCAAGTTGGAGAAGATTTTAGAGATGATGAGTTGAGTGCGGGTCTTTATGACTACGTGAAGGTCGACAATCCATTTTTCGATCTCAAATCGGGCATGAACCATTCTTGCAAAAAACTAGACATCATCCTTCAGCAAAAATCCTCTAGCGATGCGAAATGGATTGTGGAAAGAGTAGAAGATCAGAATTCACTCAATCATCTTCTACCTTTTGCTTTTTGGGGTTATCAAGGCTACCTATTCAATCCGATACAGGCACACTATCCTGAGTATTCTCTGTTCTAG
- a CDS encoding DMT family transporter — translation MNIFLAMIPAFFWGTTYAVTQFTLSEWPPLLLGFIRALPAGLLLLALRPIMPKRDQWQPLIILSLVNISAFFAMIFLMAATLPAAISGVGMVSVPIFAMIFQWLWFKNKPSGIQIVSGFTLVGFAWFLFDPSQIELGTTGLIAMFCAIWCIIIGSTLTQKLSKDMHWWGVLSWQLIIGGAALGVVAGAQWLFEPSAFEAVTNQDISATNWFGIAWIIILNTAVAYGMYVWLIRKMTIVEFTFSGIANPIAGITGGVLLMNETYSHTQIGLMLGMILASLLPNFLNLWRTKRRANKQETRTENTQDSVPVSD, via the coding sequence ATGAATATATTTCTCGCCATGATCCCTGCTTTTTTTTGGGGAACCACATATGCTGTAACGCAGTTTACTCTGTCTGAATGGCCGCCATTACTACTGGGCTTTATTCGTGCTCTTCCCGCTGGCCTTCTTTTATTGGCACTTCGTCCCATCATGCCTAAAAGAGATCAGTGGCAACCTTTAATCATTCTTTCCTTAGTGAACATAAGCGCATTTTTCGCCATGATCTTTCTTATGGCAGCCACATTACCAGCAGCAATATCCGGCGTAGGAATGGTTTCCGTCCCCATTTTCGCCATGATTTTTCAATGGTTGTGGTTTAAGAATAAGCCTTCCGGCATTCAAATCGTTTCTGGTTTTACTTTGGTGGGTTTCGCATGGTTTCTTTTCGATCCAAGCCAGATCGAACTTGGTACAACCGGCTTGATTGCTATGTTTTGTGCAATTTGGTGCATTATTATTGGCAGTACACTGACTCAAAAACTATCAAAAGATATGCACTGGTGGGGAGTGTTAAGTTGGCAGCTTATTATAGGTGGCGCAGCACTCGGAGTTGTAGCAGGCGCTCAGTGGCTGTTTGAACCTTCTGCTTTTGAAGCGGTTACCAATCAAGACATTAGCGCAACCAATTGGTTTGGAATCGCTTGGATAATTATTCTGAATACGGCTGTCGCTTACGGGATGTATGTGTGGTTAATCCGAAAAATGACCATAGTCGAGTTCACATTTAGTGGTATCGCCAACCCTATTGCTGGCATTACTGGTGGTGTTTTATTGATGAATGAAACCTATAGCCATACACAAATAGGCTTAATGCTCGGGATGATACTGGCTTCGCTTCTTCCGAACTTCCTGAATTTATGGCGCACCAAAAGACGCGCTAACAAACAGGAAACTAGAACAGAGAATACTCAGGATAGTGTGCCTGTATCGGATTGA